The region GTGACTGCTTGCACTCTTACCAGAAGCCACACTCGCTGGCAAACAAACCTCTCTGCTTCCCCCTGTTCCCTTCCAAACTTGGAGAAATTGGTCCAAGATGTATAATAGGTAAGTACCTAAGCAGCTAATGTTCAACCACGTTGACTCAGCTCCTTCTGGTGTTCTTTACCATCAGGAAAGTTTAAAACCTTGTTTCTCACTCACGACCTCCAACTCTCATCAGCAACAGTCAACCCATTCTCGATCCATCAGATTTTCCAAAATGTGAATAGGTATAAAACGGCAAAAGACTTGAATTCTTTCgactcccatcatcaactcccatcatcaaaacaGCTCGCTCACCTAACAACCGGCGTAAGCCTCACATTGAcagcccccttctcccagAGCACATAAATCCTCTGCCTATTCCACTCCTCACTCTCCGGCATCAACTCCAAGTCAAAATTCCACAACAACCTCGCCATGATCAACCTCATCTCAGCATATGCCAAATTCCTCCCAATACAATTCCTCGGTCCGACCGAAAAAGGCTGCAGCACCCCCCGCACATCATCAGCATATCTCGGGTCGCCGAGCCAGCGTTCGGGAACAAATTTCTGAGGATCGCGAAAGTTGGAAGAGGATTGGTACGAGGCCCATTGAGGGACTGCTACTGATGTCTGTGTTTGCTCAAGAGTCAATTGACTGGACacagagggggggaggggaggaggttcgTTTTGCTTACATTACCGGGAATCCAATACCCTTCTATATACTCCCCCTTTGGGGGAACCCGTCTCGGCAAAGCGAGCGGTGTAGGGGGATCTATTtccatcagcaccaccaccaccaccactaatTTTGAGATGAAGAAAAACTTACACATCCTaaatccctcctccaaaaccgCCTCCAGatactccaacccccccaccgccaccaaatCAATCTCGTCCTCCCTGCCAAACCTCCCCCTAATCTCCTTGACCAGTTTGTCATACTTGTCCCTGTTCTTCAACAACCAAAACGTCGTCCCGCTCAGCTGCGTAGCAGTAGTCTCACTCCCAGCGATAATAAGCAAACTACTATTCTCTATAATCTCCCCCTCGCTCATCCCCTTCTCGTCATTATGCCTCAAGATATAGCTCATAAAGTCCCCCCTTTCCGTTCCCCCTGCCTCGAGCCGTTTCTTGGCTGTCTTCTCGCTCAACGCCCGGTGCTCCTTTTGGCTTTTTACCAGGTGCTTAGGCAAGAGGAATGTCTTGAGACAGCCGAGAAAAGGGTGGCGACGGAGAACCTCGAAAAACACGCCGAGcttgatgttggagaagatgagggATACCCAGGGGTGGTAGGCGGCTGAATCGAGGCAGTTGAAGGGCTGACCAAAGGCGAGGTCGCCGATCAGGTCAAAGGTGGTGAAGTTGAACCACTGGACTATGTCGACTGCTACCTTGGCGTTGGCTTTGGCGGTGAGCTTGGTGATAAGGAGGGTGGCGTAGTGGTTCAGGATGTCCTCTTGGGCGCGGAGGGCTTTTTCGGAGAAggcgtgggagaggaggcggcgctggcggcggtggtcgGGGTCGgaggcgatgatgatgtggggGTGGCCCGAGGGGGTTGGGCGGTAGGCGGTGGGGTCTTTGGGGAAGGTTTCTTGACCGGGAAGGTTGCGGTGGCCGTAAATGGTTTTccaggcggagggggtggtgaaggagatgTTGTCGGAGGTGTAGCGGACCACGGGGCCGTACCGGTCGTGGAGGTCTTTGAGTTTGTGGGGCCAGTTGCCGCGGAGGGCGTGGTAGAGGTAGGGGAGGTCCCAGAAGGAGTAGAGCTTGGGACCGGGGATcttggagagggggtggaggaaggcGTAGTAGATgctgcggaggaggaagatgaagagagaCTGGGGAGTGGTTAGTTTTCTGGTGCTGGGGTGGTGAACTGATGCTGACGACTTACTCCAGCTAGTGCTACCCCTAGTACTCCCATGGGGCTCAGAGAGCCGTGTTCCGACATGCTAAGCATTGTCATCATTGAAGACTTATAGCTCAtgaattaaaaaaaaaaaatgaacCTAAGAACAGACGAGGAGGTCGCAGTCTTATAGATATGTAGACCTGGCATAACTGCGTAAATTTCTCAACATCCCTTTACCTCATAGTTTGAGGGGAAAGCAACCCTAGGCGGAAGCCACCCTAGCCGGTACATAACTGAGATGTCGTCAAAAGTGTCATTGGAGACATTTCTCGCTACAACTGTAGGGAGGGGTATATGTATGCATCACGGACGTTACAATTCCCGTCACCGGTGGACCATTCCGGGGGCCATCCAAGCAGATCTCTCTAGATCGGACGTATATCCTGTCGGCTCGGGGTTTTGGACAGTCCGTCACCTATCAGAACTCgccgttttttttttttttttttttttttgttttttggcTATCTGGATAGGAGACATAGATATGTTACCGTCAAATCGGCAGATGAGAGAATAGAGATTTGTAGAGATCTATAGCATAGTTGGCGCCCGGCTAATACTGTGACACAAACATCGATGCTAGATACCTAGGGTGACATTCAGATGACCACTTGAGCTTGCTCACAAACCATTTCTTCCCAAACGGGatagtatatatatatatatgtatatatGTATATATCTGGGcatctcttcatcatcagatGGTTAGGTATGTTGAGTTCCACAAATTTGTTAAGGTAGGTCTGTCGCACCTTCTCACGTTGACCAGATCAGGTCGGCCATCGGCACATATGAAATACCTATCTAGGCACCAAAATGGCAGTTGCACCTTCCATGTTACCTCATGTCGAGGATTCACCTGTGGCTCGTTGCTTCCCCCTCAGGCGGGCAGTCACCATGGACGGTCCCGAATCCGGAAGAAGTCAGCTGTCTTTTGTTCTCGTTTGCTGTCGTTTGTTGTCCTCTTCTCACGACaacttcatcatcacccattTCGGGGACCTGGTCTCCCACCCCCGTCTTTCTCTATGTCTTGGACACACAACGTTCAGCAATAGCTCTGCCGAGCCCCGAAGCGATTGATTGATTACGGTATCGATCTATGACTCGGGCTTTTTTTGGTGCTGGAGAGGTTCCAGGTTTATCATGGAGCCGCCCATACACATCACGCGGCGGTCCCGAAGCCACGGCGCTCTCAACAGAAGCTATTCGAGTACATCCGCTTCC is a window of Podospora pseudopauciseta strain CBS 411.78 chromosome 1, whole genome shotgun sequence DNA encoding:
- a CDS encoding hypothetical protein (COG:Q; EggNog:ENOG503NXRB), with translation MSYKSSMMTMLSMSEHGSLSPMGVLGVALAGSLFIFLLRSIYYAFLHPLSKIPGPKLYSFWDLPYLYHALRGNWPHKLKDLHDRYGPVVRYTSDNISFTTPSAWKTIYGHRNLPGQETFPKDPTAYRPTPSGHPHIIIASDPDHRRQRRLLSHAFSEKALRAQEDILNHYATLLITKLTAKANAKVAVDIVQWFNFTTFDLIGDLAFGQPFNCLDSAAYHPWVSLIFSNIKLGVFFEVLRRHPFLGCLKTFLLPKHLVKSQKEHRALSEKTAKKRLEAGGTERGDFMSYILRHNDEKGMSEGEIIENSSLLIIAGSETTATQLSGTTFWLLKNRDKYDKLVKEIRGRFGREDEIDLVAVGGLEYLEAVLEEGFRMYPPTPLALPRRVPPKGEYIEGYWIPGNTSVAVPQWASYQSSSNFRDPQKFVPERWLGDPRYADDVRGVLQPFSVGPRNCIGRNLAYAEMRLIMARLLWNFDLELMPESEEWNRQRIYVLWEKGAVNVRLTPVVR